CCCCGGCGGTATCCGTTGCCAGGTTCGGCGAGGTTGAGCGCGCTGACCGAAGGAATGATCCACCCCGGGCGCATCAGCCGCATTGCAGCCATGCAGTTCAACGTCACGTCGATGTCAGCCATCGGCGCCGAAGCCAGCGGGGATTCATCGCCTGGAATGAACGGACTGACGCTGCAGCCGTCGAGCGGTAATTGCGCGGCGAGGGCGAGATTTTGCAGGAGGTCATCGGTTGTCTGTCCGGGAAGGCCCGCGATAAAGCCCGAACTGACGCGCCAGCCTGTGGCAGCGAGATGCCGGATATTCGCGAGGCGCTCTTCGTATGTGCCGGGCGCCTGCAATTCGCGATAGCGCGCGGGATCGCCCACTTCAAACTTGATGATGTAAGTGCCGGCGCCTGCTTCCTTCAATTCTGCGTAGAGCGGGTGATGCAGAGAGCCGAGGCAGACGCTTATCCCAAGGTCGGTCTCGCGGCGAAGGGTTCGGATCAGCGGAAGCGCCACCTCGCGAACTGCGACGGGATCTTCGCCCGCCTGGATATTGATATCAGTAATGCTTGCGGGGCGATGATGAATGA
This portion of the Verrucomicrobiia bacterium genome encodes:
- a CDS encoding radical SAM protein, whose amino-acid sequence is MIDSFRPVAEMLLLRGEAQAAFHRQAAQTARAGFGKRVFVRGVVEISNFCRENCAYCGMRRENRGLSRFRASHDELAELLIHHRPASITDINIQAGEDPVAVREVALPLIRTLRRETDLGISVCLGSLHHPLYAELKEAGAGTYIIKFEVGDPARYRELQAPGTYEERLANIRHLAATGWRVSSGFIAGLPGQTTDDLLQNLALAAQLPLDGCSVSPFIPGDESPLASAPMADIDVTLNCMAAMRLMRPGWIIPSVSALNLAEPGNGYRRGLRTGANLVTINLTPSEIRGNYLLYKRDRFIMTEERILEAIASEGLETADSSMASFLDSREVAAAAAKVAGARV